A window of Bacillus sp. DX3.1 genomic DNA:
GTAAAAGTGTCGTGCCTAGGTCCGTCATAGAATATTCTACACGCGGAGGTACTTCCGGGTACACAGTCCGATTAATGATTCCATCTTCTATTAATTCTTTCAATTGATTGGACAATACTTTATGTGAAATATTTGGAAACAAACGTTGTAATTCACTAAAACGATGAGATCCTTCTACTCCTAAATGCCATAAAATCACAACTTTCCACTTCCCACTAATAATAGAAAGCGTCAATTCCTTCTCACAATTAAAATCACCATTTTGAATTTTATCTTGAATTTCTTTTCGAATG
This region includes:
- a CDS encoding helix-turn-helix domain-containing protein gives rise to the protein MSENIRKEIQDKIQNGDFNCEKELTLSIISGKWKVVILWHLGVEGSHRFSELQRLFPNISHKVLSNQLKELIEDGIINRTVYPEVPPRVEYSMTDLGTTLLPIVEMMYDWGKMRMEQICTGLQK